The following are from one region of the Microbacterium paraoxydans genome:
- the mgrA gene encoding L-glyceraldehyde 3-phosphate reductase — MTDSPRFRPDVPELHRPYAADEGRYGRFAYRQVGASGLYLPPISLGLWWNFGDNIPLDNQRALLRHAFDNGITHFDLANNYGPPYGSAEKNFGRIFAEDLRPYRDELIISSKAGWDMWPGPYGDYASRKYILASAEQSLTRMGLDYVDIFYSHRVDPVTPIAETVGALDTLVRQGKALYVGISSYSAERTAEAVAVAKELGTPLVIHQPAYSILNRWIEDGLTQTLEESGLGAIAFTPLAQGLLTDKYLGDGTAERAQQRGSLPKGKLTDEAVETLRALNEVAQGRGQSLAQLALQWTLRTPVVASALIGASRTEQLDENLAALDGPAFTDEELRRIDELAGAIDVNLWATSSDL, encoded by the coding sequence GTGACCGACTCCCCCCGCTTCCGCCCCGACGTCCCCGAACTGCACCGTCCGTACGCCGCCGACGAGGGCCGCTACGGACGGTTCGCCTACCGTCAGGTGGGCGCCTCCGGCCTCTACCTGCCCCCGATCTCGCTGGGCCTCTGGTGGAACTTCGGCGACAACATCCCCCTCGACAACCAGCGGGCGCTCCTGCGTCACGCGTTCGACAACGGGATCACGCACTTCGACCTGGCGAACAACTACGGCCCGCCGTACGGCTCGGCCGAGAAGAACTTCGGCCGCATCTTCGCGGAGGACCTGCGTCCCTACCGCGACGAGCTGATCATCTCATCGAAGGCCGGCTGGGACATGTGGCCCGGACCGTACGGCGACTACGCGAGCCGGAAGTACATCCTCGCGAGCGCAGAGCAGTCGCTCACCCGCATGGGGCTGGACTACGTCGACATCTTCTACTCGCACCGTGTCGACCCGGTCACCCCGATCGCCGAGACCGTCGGGGCGCTGGACACCCTGGTCCGCCAGGGCAAGGCCCTCTACGTCGGCATCTCCTCGTACAGCGCGGAGCGCACGGCCGAGGCCGTCGCCGTGGCGAAGGAGCTGGGCACGCCGCTCGTCATCCACCAGCCCGCGTACTCGATCCTCAACCGCTGGATCGAGGACGGCCTCACGCAGACCCTGGAGGAGTCGGGCCTCGGCGCCATCGCCTTCACCCCGCTCGCCCAGGGCCTCCTCACCGACAAGTACCTCGGCGACGGCACGGCCGAGCGCGCGCAGCAGCGGGGTTCGCTGCCGAAGGGCAAGCTGACCGATGAGGCCGTCGAGACGCTCCGGGCGCTGAACGAGGTCGCGCAGGGCCGGGGGCAGTCGCTCGCGCAGCTCGCGCTGCAGTGGACGCTGCGCACTCCGGTGGTCGCCTCGGCGCTCATCGGCGCCTCCCGGACGGAGCAGCTCGACGAGAACCTCGCCGCCCTCGACGGTCCTGCGTTCACCGACGAGGAGCTCCGCCGCATCGACGAGCTCGCCGGCGCCATCGACGTCAACCTGTGGGCGACCTCGTCGGACCTGTGA
- a CDS encoding TatD family hydrolase, producing the protein MAEIYVRERSGDGRKDRTYPAAPEPLAVPVYDNHAHLEIADGPSTGSGTQASTGSGTQASTGSGTQGLSLSEQLDRAEAVGVVGVVQASGDIESSRWAVEAAASDPRVLAAVAIHPNDAPTYAEEGRLDEALALIDELAAHPRTRAIGETGLDFFRTEPERRAPQFASFEAHIALAKKHGIAMQIHDRDAHEAVLETLTRVGAPERTVFHCFSGDEAMARVCADAGYYLSFAGNVTFKNAQNLRDALKVTPLDRLLVETDAPFLTPVPLRGRPNAPYLVPLTVRFLAAELDLDVDELAAQLAENTLRVYGSFAD; encoded by the coding sequence ATGGCGGAGATCTACGTGCGCGAGCGCTCGGGCGACGGGCGCAAGGACCGGACCTATCCGGCGGCCCCGGAACCCCTCGCTGTGCCCGTCTACGACAACCACGCGCACCTCGAGATCGCCGATGGCCCTTCGACAGGCTCAGGGACCCAGGCTTCGACAGGCTCAGGGACCCAGGCTTCGACAGGCTCAGGGACCCAGGGGCTGTCTCTCTCCGAGCAGCTCGACCGGGCGGAGGCGGTCGGCGTCGTCGGCGTCGTGCAGGCATCCGGAGACATCGAGTCGTCCCGCTGGGCGGTCGAGGCCGCCGCGTCCGACCCCCGGGTCCTCGCCGCGGTCGCCATCCACCCGAACGACGCCCCGACGTACGCGGAGGAGGGTCGCCTCGACGAGGCGCTCGCCCTGATCGACGAGCTCGCCGCGCATCCGCGCACGCGCGCGATCGGCGAGACCGGGCTCGACTTCTTCCGCACCGAACCGGAGCGCCGTGCGCCGCAGTTCGCCTCCTTCGAGGCGCACATCGCGCTCGCGAAGAAGCACGGCATCGCGATGCAGATCCACGACCGGGATGCGCACGAGGCCGTGCTGGAGACGCTTACGCGGGTCGGGGCCCCCGAGCGCACCGTGTTCCACTGCTTCTCCGGGGACGAGGCGATGGCCCGGGTGTGCGCCGACGCGGGCTACTACCTGTCGTTCGCCGGGAACGTGACGTTCAAGAACGCGCAGAACCTGCGCGACGCCCTGAAGGTCACCCCGCTCGACCGCCTCCTCGTCGAGACGGACGCGCCATTCCTCACGCCGGTCCCGCTGCGGGGCCGTCCGAACGCGCCGTACCTCGTGCCGCTCACGGTGCGCTTCCTGGCGGCGGAGCTCGACCTGGACGTGGACGAGCTCGCCGCGCAGCTCGCCGAGAACACCCTCCGCGTCTACGGCTCGTTCGCCGACTGA
- a CDS encoding glycoside hydrolase family 1 protein: MLAFPDGFLWGAATAAHQVEGNNTTSNWWAMEHAPDSSMVEPSGDAADHFHRYPEDMRLLAEAGLNSYRFSVEWARIEPERGFVSRAMLDHYRRMIDTARENGLDPTVTLMHFTVPQWFQKDGFWRADDAVDLFSRYVETVLPILDGVRYVCTINEPNIAAMLAGGEDAANLVAYGLPNPDLGVADTLLTAHRRASEILHTVPGVQAGWTIATQAFHSTGEPGADEMLATYGDPRDHWYLEQSAGDDFVGVQAYTRTFIGPEGPLPVSPDVETTLTGWEFFPEALELGVRSAWERSGGVPVLVTENGIATADDTRRIAYTQGALEGLHRAISDGIEVRAYQHWSALDNYEWASGFRPTFGLIGFDHETFERFPKPSLAWLGEVARRNGL; the protein is encoded by the coding sequence GTGCTCGCATTCCCCGACGGCTTCCTCTGGGGCGCCGCGACCGCCGCCCATCAGGTGGAGGGCAACAACACCACGAGCAACTGGTGGGCGATGGAACACGCCCCCGACTCGTCCATGGTCGAGCCCTCCGGTGACGCCGCCGACCATTTCCACCGCTACCCGGAGGACATGCGGCTGCTCGCCGAGGCGGGGCTGAACTCCTACCGGTTCTCGGTCGAGTGGGCGCGGATCGAGCCGGAGCGCGGGTTCGTCTCGCGGGCGATGCTCGACCACTACCGCCGCATGATCGACACCGCCAGGGAGAACGGGCTGGACCCGACGGTCACCCTCATGCACTTCACGGTGCCGCAGTGGTTCCAGAAGGACGGCTTCTGGCGTGCCGACGACGCGGTGGACCTGTTCTCCCGCTACGTGGAGACCGTGCTGCCGATCCTCGACGGCGTGCGCTACGTTTGCACCATCAACGAGCCGAACATCGCGGCGATGCTGGCCGGGGGAGAGGACGCGGCGAACCTCGTCGCCTACGGCCTGCCGAATCCCGACCTCGGCGTCGCGGACACCCTGCTGACGGCCCACCGGCGCGCGTCCGAGATCCTGCACACGGTGCCCGGGGTGCAGGCGGGCTGGACGATCGCCACCCAGGCCTTCCACTCCACCGGCGAGCCCGGCGCCGACGAGATGCTCGCGACCTACGGGGACCCGCGCGACCACTGGTACCTGGAGCAGTCCGCCGGAGACGACTTCGTGGGCGTGCAGGCCTACACCCGCACGTTCATCGGCCCGGAGGGACCGCTGCCGGTGTCGCCCGACGTGGAGACGACGCTGACGGGCTGGGAGTTCTTCCCCGAAGCCCTCGAGCTGGGTGTGCGCAGCGCGTGGGAGCGCAGCGGCGGTGTCCCCGTGCTCGTCACGGAGAACGGCATCGCGACGGCCGACGACACCCGCCGCATCGCCTACACGCAGGGCGCGCTGGAGGGGCTGCACCGCGCCATCAGCGACGGCATCGAGGTCCGCGCCTACCAGCACTGGAGCGCGCTGGACAACTACGAATGGGCGAGCGGATTCCGGCCGACGTTCGGTCTCATCGGCTTCGACCACGAGACCTTCGAGCGGTTCCCGAAGCCCTCGCTCGCCTGGCTCGGCGAGGTCGCCCGCCGCAATGGGCTCTGA
- a CDS encoding ABC transporter ATP-binding protein, translating into MEHDDILLDVQSLSVEYASPGQEPVPAVRDVSFALRRGEFVGLVGESGSGKSTLGFALTRLQKPPARISGGRILFDGRDIRELDAEELRRQRQGGFAMVLQSGMNALNPVRTVGNHFRDIFAAHGHVPAEQRQARARELVGKVGLKPEVLDRYPGELSGGMRQRASIALALSLEPQLMVFDEPTTALDVLVQHAVMDTIQELQRSERFTAILISHDLGIVLEATDRVMVMHEGRIVEDARSQDILHRPQDEYTRMLLSHYADPRAEKIEIPGFVDLGTRRREGRSRTDVTETLPTVSPRDARRADAAIVVEGVTKRYPAPRRGQDPVVAVDDVSFRLEPGEALALVGASGSGKSTIAKMLTGVEKPTSGRIRFGDTDVASLKRRGLRDLRKDVQMVFQDPYAALNPLHTVEYALTRPVLNYTRLRGAEARARVLELLETVGLTPVEQFAAKLPHQLSGGQRQRVVIARALASDPQVLIADEPVSMLDVSLRAGVLALLEDLRERWGISMLYITHDLLSARLVTENILVLNSGRVVERGETSQVLQHPEDPYTVELLDAVPNPARAR; encoded by the coding sequence ATGGAGCACGATGACATCCTCCTCGACGTCCAGTCGCTGTCCGTGGAGTACGCCTCCCCGGGGCAGGAGCCGGTGCCTGCCGTGCGCGACGTGTCGTTCGCGCTCCGGCGCGGCGAATTCGTCGGGCTCGTCGGCGAGTCCGGGTCGGGCAAGTCCACGCTGGGCTTCGCGCTGACGCGGCTGCAGAAGCCGCCGGCGCGCATCAGCGGCGGACGCATCCTCTTCGACGGCCGCGACATCCGCGAGCTCGACGCCGAGGAGCTGCGGCGCCAGCGGCAGGGCGGCTTCGCGATGGTGCTGCAGTCGGGCATGAACGCGTTGAACCCCGTGCGGACCGTGGGCAACCACTTCCGCGACATCTTCGCCGCGCACGGTCATGTGCCCGCCGAGCAGCGCCAGGCCAGAGCGCGGGAGCTCGTCGGCAAGGTGGGGCTGAAGCCGGAGGTGCTCGACCGGTACCCCGGGGAGCTCTCCGGCGGCATGCGGCAGCGCGCCTCGATCGCCCTCGCCCTCTCGCTCGAACCCCAGCTGATGGTGTTCGACGAGCCCACCACGGCACTCGACGTGCTCGTCCAGCACGCGGTCATGGACACGATCCAGGAGCTGCAGCGGTCCGAGCGCTTCACGGCGATCCTCATCAGCCATGACCTCGGCATCGTCCTCGAGGCGACCGACCGGGTGATGGTCATGCACGAGGGCCGCATCGTGGAGGACGCCCGCAGCCAGGACATCCTGCACCGCCCGCAGGACGAGTACACCCGGATGCTGCTGAGCCACTACGCCGACCCGCGCGCCGAGAAGATCGAGATCCCCGGATTCGTCGATCTCGGCACCCGTCGCCGGGAGGGACGCAGCCGTACGGACGTCACCGAGACTCTGCCGACCGTGTCGCCGCGGGACGCCAGGCGGGCCGATGCCGCGATCGTCGTGGAGGGCGTGACCAAGCGCTATCCGGCACCGCGCCGCGGCCAGGATCCGGTCGTCGCGGTCGACGACGTGTCCTTCCGGCTGGAGCCGGGGGAGGCGCTGGCCTTGGTCGGTGCCTCCGGCTCTGGCAAGTCGACGATCGCGAAGATGCTCACCGGGGTCGAGAAGCCGACCTCCGGCCGCATCCGCTTCGGCGACACCGATGTGGCGTCCCTGAAGCGCCGCGGACTGCGCGACCTCCGCAAGGACGTGCAGATGGTGTTCCAGGATCCGTACGCGGCCCTGAACCCGCTGCACACCGTCGAGTACGCCCTGACCCGCCCGGTCCTGAACTACACGAGGCTGCGCGGGGCGGAGGCCAGGGCCCGTGTGCTCGAACTGCTGGAGACGGTGGGCCTGACGCCCGTCGAGCAGTTCGCCGCCAAGCTGCCGCACCAGCTCTCCGGCGGGCAGCGGCAGCGCGTGGTGATCGCCAGGGCGCTCGCGAGCGACCCGCAGGTGCTCATCGCGGACGAGCCGGTGTCGATGCTCGACGTGTCGCTCCGCGCCGGCGTGCTCGCGCTGCTGGAGGACCTCCGTGAACGGTGGGGCATCAGCATGCTCTACATCACCCACGATCTGCTGAGCGCGCGGCTCGTCACCGAGAACATCCTCGTGCTCAACAGCGGCCGCGTCGTCGAGCGGGGCGAGACCTCGCAGGTGCTGCAGCATCCGGAGGACCCGTACACGGTCGAACTGCTCGACGCCGTGCCGAACCCCGCCCGCGCCCGCTGA
- a CDS encoding MFS transporter, whose amino-acid sequence MPSLGELIAPRRLGRDFRWLLASSWTSNIGDGVALAAAPLLIASMTSSPILVASGAILQFLPWLLFGLHAGAIADRFDRRRLVMTANAVRAVVLAALCVFLVTGTANIGIVLAVAFLYGTAEVFVDTAGSTLLPMLVKPADLGIGNARLQAGYLVANQFAGPPLGAFLFAAGSAWPFLVEVLCVTLAIVLISRMARTPVPPRETETHPPVHTDIAEGLRWLWHNPPVRMLVLIILVFNVTWAAPWGVLVLYATEHLQMGPVGYGALTTASAAGGILATLSFGWLERHVSFASLMRIVLSLEVLMHLAFALTTTGMVALVIMFFFGAYAFVWGTISTTVRQRLVPASLQGRVASVNMVGVFGGMIVGQALGGVIAQTWGLTAPWWFAFGGAAITLVLVWKPISHIVSARPVAETGPEDVEPESQSANEP is encoded by the coding sequence GTGCCCTCCCTCGGTGAACTGATCGCTCCGCGGCGCCTGGGCAGGGACTTCCGCTGGCTGCTCGCATCGTCGTGGACGAGCAACATCGGAGACGGCGTGGCGCTGGCCGCCGCTCCCCTGCTCATCGCGTCGATGACGTCGTCGCCGATCCTCGTGGCCTCCGGCGCCATCCTGCAGTTCCTGCCGTGGCTGCTCTTCGGCCTGCACGCGGGGGCCATCGCCGACCGCTTCGATCGGCGCCGCCTGGTGATGACCGCCAACGCCGTGCGCGCCGTCGTGCTCGCGGCGCTCTGCGTGTTCCTCGTGACGGGAACCGCGAACATCGGGATCGTCCTCGCCGTCGCGTTCCTCTACGGCACCGCGGAGGTCTTCGTCGACACCGCGGGGAGCACATTGCTGCCGATGCTCGTGAAGCCGGCCGACCTCGGCATCGGGAACGCCCGCCTGCAGGCCGGCTACCTCGTCGCCAACCAGTTCGCCGGGCCGCCGCTGGGCGCGTTCCTCTTCGCTGCCGGGAGCGCGTGGCCGTTCCTCGTCGAGGTGCTGTGCGTGACGCTCGCGATCGTCCTCATCTCCCGCATGGCGCGCACGCCCGTCCCACCCCGGGAGACCGAGACCCACCCGCCGGTGCACACCGACATCGCGGAGGGACTGCGCTGGCTGTGGCACAACCCGCCGGTGCGGATGCTCGTGCTCATCATCCTCGTCTTCAACGTGACCTGGGCCGCGCCCTGGGGCGTGCTCGTGCTCTACGCCACCGAGCACCTGCAGATGGGCCCCGTGGGCTACGGCGCGCTCACCACGGCGTCCGCGGCGGGCGGCATCCTCGCGACGCTGAGCTTCGGCTGGCTGGAGCGGCACGTGTCGTTCGCGAGCCTGATGCGTATCGTCCTGTCGCTCGAGGTGCTCATGCACCTCGCGTTCGCCCTCACCACCACGGGCATGGTGGCCCTCGTCATCATGTTCTTCTTCGGGGCGTACGCCTTCGTGTGGGGCACGATCTCCACGACCGTCCGGCAGCGGCTCGTCCCCGCTTCCCTGCAGGGGCGCGTCGCCTCGGTCAACATGGTCGGCGTCTTCGGCGGCATGATCGTCGGCCAGGCCCTCGGCGGCGTCATCGCGCAGACCTGGGGCCTGACCGCGCCCTGGTGGTTCGCCTTCGGCGGGGCGGCGATCACCCTGGTGCTGGTGTGGAAGCCCATCTCGCACATCGTCAGTGCGAGGCCGGTCGCCGAGACGGGGCCGGAGGACGTCGAGCCGGAGAGTCAGTCGGCGAACGAGCCGTAG
- a CDS encoding 4-(cytidine 5'-diphospho)-2-C-methyl-D-erythritol kinase, with protein MSLAASSGSVHVRAPGKINVYLGVGGRHDDGYHALATVFQAVSLYEDVIARAADDFSITVTGVEDDGSVPLDDRNLAMRAAKLLAMATDHPGGVALQIRKSVPVAGGMGGGSADAAAALVACDALWGTGLSAARLHDLAARLGADVPFALHGGTAVGTGRGDQLNPALARGRFDWLLVTSDDGLSTPAVYTRLDELREEEGALADDPPLSLDVPIPVLQALRTGDAWQLADALHNDLQAAALDLRPDLARTIERGVAAGALHGLVSGSGPTVALLCADPESAQAVQTALREGGLDPLHVHGAVPGARIVG; from the coding sequence ATGAGCCTCGCCGCGTCCTCCGGGTCCGTGCACGTGCGCGCGCCGGGGAAGATCAACGTCTACCTCGGCGTCGGCGGGCGCCACGACGACGGCTATCACGCCCTCGCGACGGTCTTCCAGGCGGTGTCGCTGTACGAGGACGTGATCGCCAGGGCCGCCGACGACTTCTCGATCACGGTGACCGGGGTGGAGGACGACGGCTCGGTTCCGCTCGACGACCGGAACCTCGCGATGCGGGCCGCCAAGCTGCTGGCGATGGCGACGGATCATCCGGGCGGGGTGGCGTTGCAGATCCGGAAGAGCGTCCCGGTCGCCGGTGGCATGGGCGGGGGCTCCGCGGATGCCGCGGCCGCTCTGGTCGCCTGCGACGCTCTGTGGGGCACGGGACTCTCCGCTGCGCGGCTGCACGACCTCGCCGCGCGGCTCGGTGCCGATGTCCCCTTCGCGTTGCATGGCGGCACTGCCGTCGGCACCGGTCGCGGCGATCAGCTGAACCCGGCGCTCGCCCGCGGGCGCTTCGACTGGCTGCTCGTGACCAGTGACGACGGGCTGTCCACCCCCGCCGTGTACACCCGGCTCGACGAGCTGCGCGAGGAGGAGGGGGCTCTCGCCGACGATCCGCCGCTCTCGCTCGACGTGCCGATCCCGGTGCTGCAGGCGCTGCGGACCGGAGACGCCTGGCAGCTCGCCGACGCACTCCACAACGATCTCCAGGCGGCCGCGCTCGACCTGCGACCGGATCTGGCGCGGACCATCGAACGCGGGGTCGCGGCCGGTGCGCTGCACGGTCTCGTGTCTGGCTCGGGGCCGACCGTGGCCCTCCTCTGCGCCGATCCCGAGTCCGCGCAGGCGGTCCAGACGGCTCTCCGCGAGGGCGGTCTCGATCCGCTGCATGTGCACGGCGCCGTGCCGGGAGCCCGCATCGTCGGCTGA
- a CDS encoding LacI family DNA-binding transcriptional regulator — MSTSSERARMPSIRDVARLAGVSHQTVSRVLNDHPSIRPETKAKVLDAIAVLDYRPNLAARALVTSKSNMLGILSATIGEFGPTSSIAGIEDAAREEGYSVSTLNLPATTPEAIGNAVRQLEREQVDGIVVLAPQVRVFHVLRGMNVTMPFVTLQTASGSDGVSLSADQVAGAKAATEHLIALGHSDILHLAGPQDWIEAESRMRGYLDALRDADLPTFPPIRGDWTADFGYFAGKELSLRRDFTAVFAANDLMAIGLLHGFRDAGVRVPHDVSVIGFDDIPVAAHVAPTLSTVHQDFPELGRRAVRILLAEIRGEKAPAFGPLQTLLRARESAASR, encoded by the coding sequence ATGTCCACCTCCTCCGAGCGTGCCCGCATGCCGAGCATCCGCGACGTCGCCCGCCTCGCCGGCGTCTCGCATCAGACCGTCTCCCGGGTGCTCAACGACCATCCCAGCATCCGCCCGGAAACCAAGGCGAAGGTGCTCGACGCGATCGCCGTGCTCGACTACCGTCCCAATCTCGCGGCGCGCGCGCTGGTGACGAGCAAGTCGAACATGCTCGGCATCCTCTCCGCGACGATCGGCGAGTTCGGGCCGACGTCGTCCATCGCCGGCATCGAGGACGCGGCGCGCGAGGAGGGCTACTCGGTCTCCACGCTCAACCTTCCCGCGACCACGCCGGAGGCGATCGGCAACGCGGTCCGCCAGCTCGAACGTGAGCAGGTCGACGGCATCGTGGTGCTCGCGCCGCAGGTGCGGGTCTTCCATGTCCTGCGCGGCATGAACGTCACCATGCCCTTCGTGACCCTGCAGACCGCCTCGGGGTCGGACGGCGTCAGCCTCTCCGCCGACCAGGTGGCGGGGGCGAAGGCGGCGACCGAGCACCTGATCGCGCTGGGCCACAGCGACATCCTCCATCTCGCCGGGCCGCAGGACTGGATCGAGGCGGAGTCCCGGATGCGCGGGTATCTGGATGCGCTCCGGGACGCCGACCTGCCCACGTTCCCGCCGATCCGCGGGGACTGGACGGCCGACTTCGGGTACTTCGCCGGCAAGGAGCTCTCGCTGCGGCGCGACTTCACGGCGGTGTTCGCGGCCAACGACCTCATGGCCATCGGGCTGCTGCACGGGTTCCGCGACGCCGGGGTGCGCGTGCCGCACGACGTGAGCGTGATCGGGTTCGACGACATCCCCGTCGCCGCGCACGTGGCGCCGACGCTGAGCACGGTGCACCAGGACTTCCCCGAGCTCGGGCGGCGTGCCGTGCGTATCCTCCTCGCCGAGATCCGGGGCGAGAAGGCCCCCGCGTTCGGCCCGCTGCAGACCCTCTTGCGGGCGCGCGAATCCGCTGCATCACGGTAG
- the metG gene encoding methionine--tRNA ligase: MPAGDSFYITTPIYYPSDVPHIGHGYTTVAVDTLARWHRQAGDDTWMLTGTDEHGQKMLRAAAANGVTPQEWVDKLVSESWFPLLKTLDVANDDFIRTTQERHETNVQTFFQRLYDRGYIYAGEYEALYCVGCEEFKPESEIVDGTGPFEGLKVCAIHSKPLELLQEKNYFFKLSEFQDRLLELYKTEPDFVRPDSARNEVVSFVSQGLKDLSISRSTFDWGIPLPWDESHVIYVWVDALLNYATAVGYGSDEETFARRWPAYHVVGKDILRFHAVIWPALLMAAGLDVPKGVFAHGWLLVGGEKMSKSKLTGIAPTEITDVFGSDAYRFYFLSAIAFGQDGSFSWEDLSARYQAELANGFGNLASRTTAMIEKYFEGIVPPAADYTDADLVIQRIVADAATKADAAIGQFRIDEAISAIWTIVDALNGYITENEPWALARDEDQRERLGTVLYTCAEGLRALAVLLSPVMPQSTEKLWIALGAAETLGRLQDQPIREAGSWGVLKPGTSVNGLAPLFPRVESTA, translated from the coding sequence ATGCCCGCTGGCGACTCCTTCTACATCACCACGCCCATCTACTACCCCTCCGATGTGCCGCACATCGGTCACGGGTACACGACGGTGGCCGTCGACACGCTCGCACGGTGGCACCGTCAGGCGGGCGACGACACCTGGATGCTGACGGGCACCGACGAGCACGGTCAGAAGATGCTGCGGGCCGCAGCCGCCAACGGCGTCACCCCGCAGGAGTGGGTCGACAAGCTCGTCAGCGAGAGCTGGTTCCCGCTGCTGAAGACCCTCGACGTCGCGAACGACGACTTCATCCGCACCACGCAGGAGCGGCACGAGACCAACGTGCAGACGTTCTTCCAGCGGCTCTACGACCGCGGGTACATCTACGCGGGCGAGTACGAGGCGCTCTACTGTGTGGGTTGCGAGGAGTTCAAGCCGGAGTCGGAGATCGTCGACGGCACCGGTCCCTTCGAGGGGCTGAAGGTCTGCGCCATCCACTCCAAGCCGCTGGAGCTGCTGCAGGAGAAGAACTACTTCTTCAAGCTCAGCGAGTTCCAGGACCGCCTGCTCGAGCTCTACAAGACCGAGCCCGACTTCGTGCGGCCCGATTCGGCGCGCAACGAGGTCGTCTCGTTCGTGAGCCAGGGCCTCAAGGACCTCTCGATCTCCCGCTCGACCTTCGACTGGGGCATCCCGCTGCCGTGGGACGAGTCGCACGTCATCTACGTGTGGGTCGACGCGCTGCTCAACTACGCCACGGCCGTCGGCTACGGCTCCGACGAGGAGACCTTCGCACGCCGCTGGCCCGCCTACCACGTGGTCGGCAAGGACATCCTGCGCTTCCACGCCGTGATCTGGCCGGCGCTGCTGATGGCGGCGGGGCTCGACGTGCCGAAGGGCGTGTTCGCGCACGGCTGGCTGCTCGTCGGCGGCGAGAAGATGTCGAAGTCGAAGCTCACCGGCATCGCGCCGACCGAGATCACCGACGTCTTCGGCTCCGACGCCTACCGCTTCTACTTCCTGTCCGCGATCGCGTTCGGTCAGGACGGCTCCTTCTCCTGGGAGGACCTCTCCGCCCGGTACCAGGCCGAGCTCGCGAACGGCTTCGGCAACCTCGCCTCGCGCACGACCGCGATGATCGAGAAGTACTTCGAAGGCATCGTGCCGCCGGCGGCCGACTACACCGATGCCGACCTCGTGATCCAGCGGATCGTCGCGGACGCCGCGACGAAGGCGGACGCCGCGATCGGCCAGTTCCGCATCGACGAGGCGATCTCCGCGATCTGGACCATCGTCGACGCGCTCAACGGGTACATCACCGAGAACGAGCCGTGGGCGCTCGCCCGCGACGAGGACCAGCGGGAGCGTCTGGGCACCGTGCTCTACACCTGCGCCGAGGGGCTGCGGGCGCTCGCCGTGCTGCTGTCGCCGGTGATGCCGCAGTCGACCGAGAAGCTGTGGATCGCGCTCGGCGCCGCGGAGACCCTGGGCCGGTTGCAGGACCAGCCGATCCGCGAGGCGGGCTCCTGGGGCGTGCTGAAGCCGGGCACGAGCGTCAACGGCCTCGCGCCGCTCTTCCCGCGTGTGGAGTCCACGGCCTGA
- the rsmA gene encoding 16S rRNA (adenine(1518)-N(6)/adenine(1519)-N(6))-dimethyltransferase RsmA yields the protein MTVTLLGATEIRRLAAELDVTPTKKLGQNFVVDANTVRKIVQAARVQPGERVVEVGPGLGSLTLAILEAGAAVTAVEIDHRLAARLPQTAAEHGVPEGMLTVVDADALRVTELPGEPTVLVANLPYNVSVPVLLHFLETFPYLQRGVVMVQAEVAERLAAKPGSKIYGSPSVKAAWYGEWKLTGNVSRQVFWPVPNVDSLLVGFDRSEGERGSVEERRRTFAIVDAAFNQRRKMLRQALSGLFGSSAAATEVLTAAGVAPTARGEDLTVDDYQRIAQHATAIEGSGVSG from the coding sequence ATGACCGTCACGTTGCTCGGGGCCACCGAGATCCGCCGTCTGGCCGCCGAGCTCGATGTCACCCCCACGAAGAAGCTCGGACAGAACTTCGTCGTCGACGCGAACACCGTCCGCAAGATCGTCCAGGCCGCCCGCGTGCAGCCGGGGGAGCGGGTGGTCGAGGTCGGACCGGGACTCGGATCCCTTACCCTCGCGATCCTGGAGGCGGGGGCCGCGGTCACCGCCGTGGAGATCGACCATCGCCTGGCCGCCCGCCTGCCGCAGACCGCGGCCGAGCACGGCGTGCCGGAGGGGATGCTGACGGTGGTCGACGCGGACGCGCTCCGCGTGACGGAACTGCCGGGGGAGCCGACCGTCCTCGTCGCGAACCTGCCGTACAACGTGTCGGTGCCCGTCCTGCTGCACTTCCTGGAGACGTTCCCGTACCTGCAGCGGGGCGTCGTGATGGTGCAGGCGGAGGTGGCCGAGCGGCTCGCCGCGAAGCCGGGGTCGAAGATCTACGGCTCGCCCAGCGTCAAGGCCGCCTGGTACGGCGAGTGGAAGCTCACCGGGAACGTCTCCCGCCAGGTCTTCTGGCCGGTGCCGAACGTCGACAGCCTCCTCGTCGGCTTCGACCGCTCCGAGGGCGAGCGCGGCTCGGTGGAGGAGCGCCGGCGCACCTTCGCCATCGTCGACGCGGCCTTCAACCAGCGGCGCAAGATGCTCCGGCAGGCCCTCTCCGGCCTCTTCGGCAGCTCGGCCGCGGCGACCGAGGTGCTCACCGCCGCCGGCGTCGCCCCGACCGCCCGCGGGGAGGACCTCACGGTCGACGACTACCAGCGGATCGCCCAGCACGCAACGGCGATCGAGGGTTCCGGCGTCAGCGGCTAA